The Brachyspira sp. SAP_772 genome includes the window AGGCTCAAAGAATTATAGAAGATGCTAAAAATCAGGCTTTTGAAATTTTTAAATCTAAGCAAAATGAAGTGCATATTATGTCTGAGCAGGCTAAAGTGGATGCTTCAAGAATTATACAAGATGCTAATGCTGAAAAAGAAAAAATACAAAGCGAGTCTGAATCTATAAAAGAAGCTGCATACAAAGAAGGATATGCTAAAGGTTATGATGAGGGCTTTGAAAAATCTTTTGCTGACGGCAATAATGATTTAATTAAACTCAATGAAAAATTAAAAAAGATATTAGCTGAAACTATTAATAAGAGAAATGAAATAATAGACACAGCAGAAGCTCAGCTTATAGAGGTTGCTATACTCATTGCTAAGAGGGTGGTAAAAATGCTCACAGAAAAAGACAAAGGTATAGTAATAAGAAATATTCAAGAGGCATTAAGAAGAATTAAAGGAAGAACTAAAATCACTATAAGAGTAAATATTGATGATTTAGAGATTTCTGCAAGGCACAAAGATGAGTTTTATCAGATGCTTGACAAGATTGAGGGGGTTACAGTATTAGAGGATCCTAATGTTGATGTGGGCGGTTGTATGATAGAAACTGACTTCGGCGACATTGATGCTAGAATTAACACTCAATTAAATGAAATAGAAACTGCTATAAAAGAAGTAGAGCCTATAAAAGGATTTTAATTAAAACTGTTTAAAAAACTACTATAATAATAAAAAGGTTTATTTATGTTTGAAGGCGGCAGATTAGAAACTGATAGAGAGCATTCTTTTAGAGAGATACATGACTCTTTTGACAAATATAGAAAGGTTGTTGATGATGTTGCAATGCTCAAGTTTTGCGGTAAGGTAAAAGAGGTTATAGGTTCGCTTGTTGTGAGTGAAGGGCCTTTTGCAAAGCTTGGAGATATTTGCCGTATATTTAAAAACGACGACACATATATAGATGCTGAAGTTATAGGGTTTAGAAATCAAGATGTTTTGCTTTCTACTTATGGCAGTGTAAATGGTATTACTTTTGGAAATATGGTTTATTCTTCTGATAAGCCTTTATCTATAATTTGTTCTGATAAAATTTTAGGCACTGTATTAAATGGCATGGGTAAGCCATTAAGCGGAGGCGGTCATAAGTTTTATGAAACTCCTATACCTATAAATCATACTTCTGTAAATCCATTAAATAGACCAAGAATCAAAAAAAATATACAAACAGGCGTGCGTGCGATAGATGGGCTTCTTACAGTTGGTAAGGGGCAGCGTATGGCTATAATGAGCGGTACTGGTGTTGGTAAGTCTACACTTTTATCTATGATAGCTAGAAACACTAATGCTGATGTTAATGTTATTGCATTAATTGGTGAGAGAAGAAGAGAGGTATTAGATTTTATAGAGAGAGACCTTGGAGAAGAGGGCTTAAAAAGAAGCGTTGTAGTTGTTGCTACAAGTGATGATGCTCCGCTTTTGAGGGTTCGTGCTGCATATACTGCTACCACAATAGCCGAATATTTTAGAGATCAGGGCAAAGATGTTATGTTTATGGTGGACTCTGTAACTCGTTTTGCTTTGGCTCAAAGAGAAATAGGGCTTTCTAGAGGTGAGCCTCCTACTACAAGGGGATATACTCCTAGTGTTTTTTCAGAATTGGCACAATTATTAGAGAGAACTGGTACTTCTTCAAAGGGTACAATTACTGCTTTCTACAATGTATTGGTTGAAGGTGATGATTTGGATGAGCCTATTACTGATGCAGTTAGAGGTATATTAGACGGGCACATTGTTTTATCAAGAGATTTAGCTAATAGAGGACATTTCCCTGCTATTGATATAAACAAAAGCATATCTAGGATTATGAATGAAGTAGTTTCTAATATGCATAAAAAGGCTGCTAGAGAGTTTTTGAAAATGAGTGCTGATTATAATGAAGTTAAAGAGCTTATTATGATTGGGGGATATGCTAAGGGAAGTATGCCTGAAGTTGATAGAGCTATAGAATATAAACCTATGATGGACAGATATTTACAGCAGGATATGTATGAGCTTTCTACTTTTGCTGACAGTAAAGAAAACTTACTTTCTATGTTTTTCTCTAAAGGCGAAATAGAAGAGGATTTGCTTAATAGCGGTGATGTAAAAAGTGCAAATGACAATACAAAAATTTCCGACAATGTTAAACAGGAAGATAATGTTGTAATATTATAATTAAGTGTTAGAAGATTATGAAGAGATTTGATTTTAAACTTGAGCCTTTATATAAACTTAGAAAAAACATAGAGAAAAAAAAACAGGCTGAAGTTGCGGAGGTTTCTGCTTTATATAACAGAGAAAAAGAGGGTAAAGATAATTGCATTTTAAAAATAAATGATGGCATAAAAATAGTAGACTCTATTGAAGACAGTAGCGAAATGATTAATATGAGTATTTATTTGGGGGAATATATGCTTGCATTAAACTCTCAAATAGCAATACATGACAGAAA containing:
- the fliH gene encoding flagellar assembly protein FliH — its product is MPEKVFKAKSIVELTQKVNIAVPHHKLQEEIDFEEQEEYHGPSIEEIEAEIAGLRAQWEEDLKDMRRKAADEAQRIIEDAKNQAFEIFKSKQNEVHIMSEQAKVDASRIIQDANAEKEKIQSESESIKEAAYKEGYAKGYDEGFEKSFADGNNDLIKLNEKLKKILAETINKRNEIIDTAEAQLIEVAILIAKRVVKMLTEKDKGIVIRNIQEALRRIKGRTKITIRVNIDDLEISARHKDEFYQMLDKIEGVTVLEDPNVDVGGCMIETDFGDIDARINTQLNEIETAIKEVEPIKGF
- a CDS encoding FliI/YscN family ATPase, yielding MFEGGRLETDREHSFREIHDSFDKYRKVVDDVAMLKFCGKVKEVIGSLVVSEGPFAKLGDICRIFKNDDTYIDAEVIGFRNQDVLLSTYGSVNGITFGNMVYSSDKPLSIICSDKILGTVLNGMGKPLSGGGHKFYETPIPINHTSVNPLNRPRIKKNIQTGVRAIDGLLTVGKGQRMAIMSGTGVGKSTLLSMIARNTNADVNVIALIGERRREVLDFIERDLGEEGLKRSVVVVATSDDAPLLRVRAAYTATTIAEYFRDQGKDVMFMVDSVTRFALAQREIGLSRGEPPTTRGYTPSVFSELAQLLERTGTSSKGTITAFYNVLVEGDDLDEPITDAVRGILDGHIVLSRDLANRGHFPAIDINKSISRIMNEVVSNMHKKAAREFLKMSADYNEVKELIMIGGYAKGSMPEVDRAIEYKPMMDRYLQQDMYELSTFADSKENLLSMFFSKGEIEEDLLNSGDVKSANDNTKISDNVKQEDNVVIL
- a CDS encoding flagellar FliJ family protein, whose amino-acid sequence is MKRFDFKLEPLYKLRKNIEKKKQAEVAEVSALYNREKEGKDNCILKINDGIKIVDSIEDSSEMINMSIYLGEYMLALNSQIAIHDRKMSEIGIELRRRQNILQEATKQRRAVEILKEKKLLEYKKLMNKEEQSKLDEWKNDYYVN